Genomic window (Roseivirga sp. 4D4):
TGTGCAGTATGATCATTTGCCTGATTTGACAATCACTTCACTTGCATTTAGAGCTAACAAAGAGGGCTACATGTTTCTTCAAGGAGGCTTTGATGCAAACTGGGAGATTCCTTTTGTACCTAACCTGACTTTTTCTATTTCTAATGCCTTAGTAAACCTTGAAAAGGACGAATCTAATTATAGTGCCTTCTTTTCTGGCAACTTGGCTCTGGATGATTTTTCCTTTCACGTTATAGCGAAGTACGCGCAAACGGGTTGGGATTTTACTGGCTCTACAAATCCAGGAACCGACATTAAAATTGGGAAACTTATTTCTTTCATAGGCGAGAAGTTTGGAGTGCAAGTACCCGATTCGGTGATCGATGTAGAATTAAGTAATCTATTGGTAGGTTTTAATACCGGAAACAAATTCTTCAGGTTTCATGGTGATCTTTCCAGTCCTTTGAAGATCCAAATTGGTCCGGCAGAAAAGGAAATTGAGCTCAAAACGGATTTGTCTAGCTGGGTGGACGCTCAGACACAAAAACGTCAGTTTGAGGGGAAACTAATCGGCAAACTTAAAATTGGTGCTGAATTTATTGTTACCCTCGGTATTGGAAGCAATAGTCAATACATCAGAGGTACATGGATAGCAGAGAAAGGCGAAACAATAGGCCTTGAAGACCTACTTGAGTTCTTTGACATCCACTTTGATATACCAGATGAAGTTGATCTTAATCTGACTAAAGCCACCTTTGAGTATGACAAGACTCTGAATCAGTTCACACTGTCAGCTGAATCAAAGACTTATGGTGATGCTTTTTTCATTGCCAGAAATCAGGTGACAGGTTGGGGCTTTGTATTTGGGATGGACATGCCCGAGGACTTTCAGTTGTCTGATATTCCTGTGGTGGGAGAGGCACTTGAACCCGCGGACTTCCTGTCCTTTAAGCAGGCTGCTTTTATGTTGTCCTCTGCCATTATGGACAACTATAAGATTCCAGCATTACCGCCATTGGCTATGGACACAACCTTTGATGGCCAATCTCATGTAGTTAATCAGCAAAAGCCAGTTACTCCAATTGGTAATGATGTCAAGCTGCAATTACAAAAAGGGATTACAGTCGTTGCGATAGCGGATATGACCAATTCAGATCCGTCTAAAGAGTCTGTTGAAATGGGCAATGTGAGGTCTATCGTAAAACAGGATCAGCTTGTCTTTCAAATATCGGCAGGTACCGGTGGGCTTCAGTTGTTTGCCGGTTTGGGTGATACCATTGAAATACCTGTTGGTGACAATAAGAACCTCACGTTATCCAACCCTGCTTTTAAAATCAATATCTCCAGCGCCCTCTTATTCCAAATTTCTGGAGGTATTGGCTTCGATCTTATGGGTACACACATCTTGGCAACTGCTTTGATGACTATTGGGACCAATCAAGCCCAAGTTGGAGTATCTATCACTTCTGATAATAGCTCACTACCATCTCCACCAGGAATCAAAGGGCTTCATTTGAAGCAATTTGGAATGATCATGGGAGTGTATTTCACTCCGCCAGGAGCTAGTTTAGGTCTACAAGGGAAATTCACAATTGGAGAAGGGCAAGAGAAAGAAGATGAGTTCGCCTTTGTGCTACAAGTCATTGGCCCAGTGATTAATCCGTTGTTCCTTTCCTTCTATTTGGAAGAGATGAGCTTGGGCAAAGTATATACTCTTTTCACAGATGAGGCTGGGTCTGGATTGATCAAACAAATGGATGTAGTCAATGCTACCAATTTGTCATTTTACTGGGCTCAGAATGTAGTCGTGCTACCAGATGGTACCGTTGCTCAGCCAGGCTTCGGGTTTTCTGCCATGCTCAAAATATTCAACTTTGGGGCCTATGGTGCTTTCCAGATTAGTGCTGGAAATGGAATGCGCGGTCATGCGGAGATGTCTCCAGTTAACCTGAAAGGTATATTGAGTATTACCGGAGACGGGAAAGGTATCTTCTACAAGATGATTGAGAAGAATGGGAATTGGGTAAGGGCACAGAATACAGAAATCAACAGAGAGGCAGATTTACCAGTCAAGGAAGTAGCCATGGTGCAGCCTGGGGGGCCTGTGATTCAGTTCAGTACAATGAGCTCCCCTTTTCTACATGCCAACTGGTCAATAACGCTTTTCGATGCAGTTAACCAAACTGTTGATGTCACGATTGACACTTCGGGTGCCACTTTTAGCCTAGACTTCAACCTGGCTAAGATTCAAAAATATTCATTGAATTGTACGCTCAAAGATTGGTCTAACTTTAGTGCCACTGCCTCTTATAGTTTTGGAATAGACACCAAAGTAGGTCCATTCAAAGTATTAGGTGTGGATTGTGGTACACTTCACGTGGCCGTGAAGTTGAGGACATCAATGGGAATGGTTATGAGCCCACAGGTCTTTTCATTATCGCTTACAGGAGACTTTAAATTTATGGGCTTAGGCCTAAGCATGCCGAAGCTTATGGTGACTGTAGCACCAAAATCTCTGGCAGAAGTTCCTGCCATGGTTATTGAAAATATCAAGGATAATGCAAAAGAGATATTCTCAGAGCTGTTTGATAGTATGGAGCAGTGGGCTGATTTAGTTGCCAAAGGACTTATAGATGGTTTTGAATCCGTTGAACATGTGTTGAAAAACGCTTTCAATGCCACGGCCAAAGAGGCTGCAAAAGTGATGCAGGGTTTGGGTGAGGCAGCCGAAGATGTTGCAAAAGCACTTAAGTCTGTCGGCTATGCCGCTGAGGAAGTAGCTGGCGGATTGAAGAGCGCCTTTAAGTTAGGTTCGCAAGCTGTTGCTGGGCTCATGAAAGATGCTGATTATGCGGCAGACGAAGTAGCCAAAGGCCTTCAGTCTGCATTTAAAATCGGATCTAATCAGGCAGCGAAGGTTTTAAAAGGAGCGGGTTATGCGGTTTCAGAAGTAGCAGGCGGTTTGAAATCTACCTATAATCTTGGATCTCAGGCTTTAGCTAAATCCATGAAGGCAGCAGGTTATGTGGCTAGTGATGTTGCATCAGGTTTACATAGTGCCTTTAATTTGACATCCACTTCGGCAGCGAAGGTTTTAAAAGGTGCGGGCTATGCCGCAAATGATGTGGCCTCTGGCCTTAAGTCTGCTTATAACTTGAGTAATGCAGCAGCGGCAACGGCACTCAAGGGTGCAGGTTATGCTGCTAACCAAGTGGCCTCAGGTCTTAAATCGGCTTATGGACTAGGTGCTGATGCCACGGCTACTTTATTGAAATCAGCCGGTTTTGGTGCTAACCAAATTGCAAAAGGAATGAAGTCTGCATTTTCACTTGGTTCTAATGGGGTTGCAAAGACTTTGAAAAACCTAGGTTATGGTATCAACGATGTTGGAAATGCAATAGGCAACACTTTTGGCTTTAATGCTAAAAACATCTCCTCAGCACTTAAAGGTGCTGGCTATGCGGCTAATCAAGTAGGTGGATATCTGAAAGCTACGGGTCGATTTGCCGACAATGTGGTTAACGGAGCACTCAAGGGAGCCGGCTATGCTGCCAAAGAGGTATCTAAGGTTATGGGGGACATATTTGGAGGTAGTTGGATACCACATGTGGACCTACCTTATGTGGATATTCCTAAGCCTCATATTGATCATGTGGATTTACCGTACGTAGATATTCCCAAACCTCACATTGACGGTTGGTGATACATTTTAACTCAAAATCAGATTATTATGAAAGCAAACAGATGGTTGAACGAGGTTAAGATTATCAAGAAAGCCCTTACCGAACCAGAGTATCAGCAAAAACTGATTCAAACACCCAAGGCAGCTATTGAAGAACTTCTGGGGAGATCGATCGGCAAGACAAAAGTTCAAATTTTGAAAGAAAATGAAGAAGTTATGCACCTAATCTTTCCAAATCAGGAGGGGGTATTGGGTGAAGTAAAACTTCATAAATCACTCGAACAAAAAACACCTTTGGGTTATGTCAGGAAATTGATTGAGGCACAAGCCATTGATGAGGCTTTAAAGAAAGGACAAAATACGTTTCACCTTAGTCCAGAGGACTTAAGAAGGGTTGTGGTTCAATCTTTGAAGTTGGCGGATGTTCCCGATTATTTCAAAGTACAGCTGCATCATGAACCTAAGGGCACCCTATATATTGCCATTCCACATCGAGCTAGTAAGGCATACAGTGAATTTAAACTTGCCTAATGTCTGTAGAGGTTCGGCCGTATGGGGTTAACTGCAATATTGCTTGCCAGTACTGTTATCAAAACCCTATTAAGGATGCAGGTAACACCACAAAGTCGTATGATTTAAAGGCAATTAAGAATTCTATTCTGCAAGAGGGTAGGCCTTTTGCAATGTTTGGAGGGGAGCCGTTGCTCGTTCCTGAAAAGGACTTGGAGGCGCTTTTTGAGCTAGGTTATAAACGATATGGACGTAATACCATTCAAACCAATGGGACACTCATCAATGATCAGCATATTAGCTTATTCAAGCAGTATAGCGTAAATGTTGGCATTTCAATGGACGGGCCTGGGGCATTGAATGATGCTCGATGGATGGGAGATGTATCCAAAACGAGAAAGTTTACTGCCAAAAGTGAGCAGGCACTCAACCGCTTGTTGGAAGAAGGAATTCCGACTTCCCTGATCGTTACTTTACATAAAAATAACGCCTCTAGGGATAAACTTCCGGTTTTGAATAAGTGGATTAAAAACCTATCAAATAAGGGTTTACATCACATAAGACTTCATGTACTCGAAGTAGATACCCCTTACGTCAGAAATAAATATGCTTTAAGTTCTGAGGAGAACCTTCAGGCCTTTATGAATTTCACTAGACTGGAGGAAGAGCTTCCTAAGGGCTTCTTGGACGTTTTTGAAGACATTCGACATATGATGGAGGGTAATGATCACAAAGCATCTTGTGTCTGGAGGGCCTGTGATCCGTATACAACAGTTGCGGTCAGAGGAATCGAGGGGAATGGTCAACGAACCAATTGTGGTCGTACTAACAAAGACGGGATTGACCATGTGAAGTCGGACCGTCCAGGTTTCGAACGTTATATATCTCTTTATCATACTCCACAATCATATGGAGGATGTAAGGATTGTAGGTTTTTCCTGATGTGCAAAGGACAATGTCCTGGTACTGCTATTGATGGTGATTGGAGGAATAGAAGCGAGAACTGTGATACCTGGATAGCGCTCTTCGAATATTTTGAAAAGAGGATGATCGAAAATGGAAAAGAGCCACTTTCACAATCCCCGTTACGTCATGAAATAGAGCGGAGAATGATTTCTTACTGGTCGATTGGGCAGAATCCGGACGTCAGCATGGTAATTTCTGAAATTGAGAAAAGTGAAGATGCAAGTATTAGATTTTGACCTGCCTGATTTTCACAGGTACTCATGGAGCAATGACCGGGCTGCCGCTACATGGCAACAGCGGTTTGATGATATTAAGTTTGCACTGAATGAGGTTTCGATTACTTTGGTTATGCAAGGTTTAAGGCCCCTCGGTCAGATTAATATTGATCCAGAACGACTTGAAGAATGGAAATCCAACCTTTATGCTAAGGGCTTGCAGGCAAAGCTAATTGCCTGTAATGAGGTTGTGAATAATGGAAGGAAATGGGATGTAGGGCAGCTGATTTTCTCAAAATCTAAAACCACCGTTGAACAGTATATCACAGCATATAAAAATTCCAATAGCCATGTTATGGGCTCACTGTTGGGTTACCCCAGTTGTTGTACAAAACACTTTACGGCAAGTGTGCGGAGTAAGTCTGAATCAGATCCCACTTGGACCGTTGCTGGCAATACGGAAGACTTTAAAATGTCTAAGGCGAGCCAGTTTGAGGCTATAATTAGTACAGAAGAGCACCTGCCGACTTGTAACTTTGTCTATCATAAACTGAAATTGGTGCCGTTCTTTCACATACCCTGTTCCTTCAAGTGTAGCGAAACATCACGCTTAGCTTCCCAGTCCCTGAGAATTGGAAGGCAAATAGGATATTCTACAGAGATGGATTGGTTAGATGAAATCCTGAGATGGCCTGTTGAATGGACATCACTCCATGGGATTTCTGAGGTGAAAACACCCGTCTTCAAACTTATTTTTAATGGGCCAGCCTATGCCAACAAATTAGGACTAAGACTAATGGGTAATGAGTATCCGATTTTTAGTGAGCAAGGGATAAAGTTTCCTTATAAGCAGCCAGTAAAACGAAAGGTGACTGAATCGACAAATTTTAAAAGAGGACTCGAAAATCAAATTTCAAATAGAGAGGTTTACCATGAGGACGAACATTGATTGGCGAAGGGTTGCTGCACCTCAGGAAGATGGTTATGACACTGAGATAGTCTTAGATTTTATCAAACAAAGCCAAGCGTATAATCAGTCCTTTAAAACCTATCGTCATGAGGAGCGTCCGGAGGGGTTTGCTTTTGATGGACAAGTCGGCATCAATAAAGTGACAGATTATACAATGGATCGTTTCACTGATGCCCCTGCCGACCATAGCAATATTAAAAAAGCTGCAGACTTACTGAATGTATGGCCAGCGGTTTATCGGCAGTTTCCAAAAATAGTGCATACAATTCACCCTTGGATCGATAAGACCATTGAGGGGAACTCTCTTGGCTCTTGTAGTCATTCGCTGGATCATCTTTTGGGAGTGATTTACGCCACCGTCAATAATGAACATGGACTGGCTCAAGCCTATGTTCATGAGATGGCCCATAATAAGTTGCGTTTATTGGGTGTAATGTTAGAGTCAACCAACAGGTTTATCATGAATGGTCCGACAGAGTTATTTGAAAGCCCCGTTCGAAAAGACAGGAAAAGACCAATGACGGCTGTATTTCACGCTCAATACTCTTTCATGCATTGTACTGCTTTAAATGTTCTGCATTTAGATCAAACACAGAGTGTTGCAGAAAACAATGTTTGGATGGTGTTTTTGAAGAATAACCTACCTAGGATGTTGGAGGGAGACGCATTACTAAAGCGTTGTCTGAAATTGGATAAAGAAGGGGAACTCCTTTTTGAAGGATTCTTTGACTGGTCAGATCAAATTCTAAAAAGGGGTGCTTATCTATTAAGTCAGGAGAATGGAAATTGATAATATCTATTCCAATTTGATTCGAGCACTTCCTGCTTTGGAGGTATTTCATAAGGAGGAAGATCTGTATGATTACAATCAAAATACTTTTTCATCTACTTCAGTAGTGAAGTTAGTAGCAAAGCCAAAGAATAGAGATGAATTGGTTGACCTTGTAAAGCTCGCATACAAGCATCGCTTCAAATTATATCCTTTCAGTCAAGGGAAGAATTGGGGCTTGGGTTCAAAGCTGCCACCAAACCCAGAGTGCCTACTTGTTGATCTTTCTAGACTCAATCGCATTTGTGAGCATAATGAAAAGTATGGGATTGTTCGTGTTGAGGCTGGCGTAAGTTTTCAGGACTTATATCAGTTTCTTGAGCGCTTTGATTCTAACCTGTGGTTACCTGTGATTGGAGGTTCTCCCGATGCCAGTATTATTGGCAATTTTCTTGAAAGAGGGCATGGTTTAGGGCCATATGGAGATCGGGTGCAGTGGGTCACTCATTTAGAAGTAGTGATGCCAGATGGAACCCTGGTCGAGACAGGTCAGCGCATTGGTGAATCCTTAGCATTAGACAAATATGGGGTAGGTCCAAACCTCGATCGTCTGTTCACTCAATCCAATTTCGGCATTGTAATTTCGGCAAACCTACAGTTAAGGCCCTGTGCTGGCTTTCATCAGGTGTTTCAGTTTTCAATTGATGCTGATAGTAACCTAGGGGTCATCGATTATGTACAAAAAGCAATGCACAAGGGCCTCATACAAGATAACTGTTTTAGTCTTTGGAATTATGAAAAGGCCACTGCAGTAATGGGCTCCAGAATAGTGAAACATACTGAGAGCAATGAATGGTTTGGTAGTATCACACATTATTCTCCCGAAAGATCGATTGGGCTAGCTTACAGAGAAATAATAGAAATGGAACTCAAGAATCATGTCATTACACTAGAAGTTCAGGATCAGGACTCACACCCTGATTTATTATGGACTAAAGCATATGGAGTTCCTGATTATAAGAACCTTAAAAGTGCATATGTCTATGAAAATGGCATGCCTGAATCTCCAGATTTGGACCTGGATAACTGTGGTATCATATGGCTTTGTCCTGCGGTCCCTTTCTCCGAATCTGATGTAACAGTAATGGGAAGGGTGGTCTCTGAGGAAAACCAGAAGCTTAATAATAAGGACTTTCAGCTTCAGGCTGGTTTTAATGCCCTGGACCCATTATGTCTCAGGTTCGCATTGGCAATAGTTTATAAGAGATCCAAAGAGGCGGATCTGGCGGCACTTCATTATCATGATTCTCTAATGGAAAAGTTGATTAAACTCGGATATCCGCCTTTTAGACTAGGAGTTCAAAGTATGCAGTTTGGTCAGTACTCTCAAGAAATTAGAGCGTTAAATAAAAGGATCAAAAAGAGCATTGACCCGTTCGAAATTATATCACCTGGTAGGTACGGGTAGCGCTTCATTTTTAATATTACTCAAGAGGTAGGACCGAGACTTTCAAATAACGAGGTTTACCGAGTCGATGCCAGAACCTTCAGCCACTTGGCATCCAAAAAGAATTAAATATCTTGTTCATCCGGAATTTCATCGTGTTCACCGATAAAATTTTAGCAGGTCCGACTTAGCCTGCACATTTGAGTCATCAAAAACTCAAAACATAAAATCTAAAGTCATGAAAAAGAAACTTAAAGTACTCGTAGCATTTAGCTTATTGATGATTTGCATGAGCTCATGTGTCTACTCTCTATTTCCGATTTACACAGAAGATACACTGGTCTTTCTTCCAGAGTTAGTGGGTAAATGGCAAAGTGAATATGACACAGATGATTACATCTCTTTTGAATCCCTTGGTCAGGTGGAAGATGAGAGCATTACCGTGAACCAAGAGCCCTCAGAATATGTGGATTCAATGAGTGGTAATGGCTGGTCCATTAAATCTGGGAGTCCTATTTCAGTAACCATCAATGGTAAAAAGATCACTGATCGAAATGCCATTCGGGCTCACTATGACACAACTATTGGTACAGGCCGAAAACCAACAAAGTTCGAAGCTGCCATGGAACCCATGGTACAGAAAATGGAAGAAGGAATGAAACCTCTTCTTGACAGTGCTGAAAAAGGTTTGGCACCTATGCTCAAGGATTTGGGAGATGGCCTACAAAAGTTAGGTGAAAGTCTTAAGAAAGCCGAAGAGAAGTGGAAGGGTACCGTCTACACAACTGAGGAAGAGAGCTACAAAATGGTGGTAATGGATGATGGAGAGAGGTTAGTCTACATGGCCCATGTGGTGAGCATTGGAAAGGATTACTTCCTTGATCTCTATCCGCTGCCTGAATATTCAGATGCTACCTTTGGAGAGAACCTTTTCCCTGTTCATACATTCATGAAGATGGATATTACAGATGGAAAGCTCAACCTCACCATGTTTGACTTGGAGAAATTGAACAAGCTTTTTGAAAGTAATCTAATTAGACTGAGACACGAGAAGGTTGATGGGCAGGTCTTGATCACTGCTCAACCCAAAGAAATACAGAAGTTCCTTGAAAAGTATGCTGATGATGAGTCAGTTTTTGATTCAGTGGATACTTATAGCAGAGCAACAGAATGAAAATCTTATACAAGGTCATCAACTCAAAATGGTTACAGCACCCGGTCTTCTGGGTGTTGTCCATTTATGTGATTGGCGATTACTTTGCCATTTCTAATTCATTGCAGTTCATTGACTATTTCTATGCACTGCTCTTTCATATCTCTTTGCTTTTCCTTGTCTATGTGAATCTGCAGGTTTTGATCCCAAGGTTACTGCAAAAGGGGAAGTATCTATTTTATGCACTGTTCGTAGCGATCCTTTTGGCGACTACTTATAGTTTACATGAGTTGACATTCGAATTGCTATTGCCTCTGCTACCTACAGAGTACTATATGGTTTCATTTACAGACTATAAGGTCTTGGTGACCATCTTTCTTATCTATTTAGTATTAACCACATTACTAAAGCTCTCCAAATCTTGGTATCAGCTACAAAGGGTGGAAAAGGAGAAGCTCTCTATTGAATTGAATTCATTAAAGTCTCAAGTCAACCCGCACTTTCTCTTCAATAGCCTGAACAGTATTTACTCGCTAGCGCTGAGCAAAAGTGAGCAAACAGCCGAAACAGTGCTTGAGCTGTCGAATTTACTTCGTTATATGCTTTATGAAGTTGGCGATGATAAGGTAGAGTTGAGTAAAGAACTTGAGATGCTCGAAAATTATATCGAATTGCAAAAGCTGAGATCAGACCAAAGCACAAAAGTGACATTCAATATATCAGGCGATCCATCTGATAAACATATAGCACCATTGCTTTTCTTTCCACTGGTTGAAAATAGCTTCAAACATGGTGTAAAGGGTGTTTCTGATGATGGATTCATCACGATCGATCTTGAGTTAAATGAGGGAATTCAATTGAATATAAAGAACAATAAGGGCCTGGTAGACGATATGGAGAAAGGTAAATATGGAGGCATTGGTCTTGAGAATGTAAAGCGAAGACTGGCCTTGATTTACCCGAATAAACATCTCTTTGAGGTGATAGAAACACAGACTGATTTTGAAGTGAAACTGAAAATTCAATGATTAAATGTTTGGTAGTAGATGACGAGCCGTTGTCTAGAAATGTATTAAAGACTTTTATCAATGATCATCCCGATTTGACATTGATTGGCGAGTGCAAAGATGCTTTTAGAGCAATGGAAATACTGTCGAAAGAAACTGCTGATCTACTCTTTTTAGATATCAATATGCCGAAGCTTTCGGGGATCAATTTTTATAAATCTTTGAATCAAAAACCAGCGGTGATTTTCACCACAGCTTATCCTGAATTTGCTGTAGAGGGGTTTGAATTAAATGCGATCGATTACTTAATGAAACCGATCGCCTTCGAAAGGTTTGTGCAGGCCATACAGAAGGTAAAAGATAAACTGGGGACTGCCAAGAAGCCAAACGCCATCCACGACCATATTTTACTGAAAGCCGATAAGAAGATGTATCGAACTCCATTCGAAAATATACTTTATTGCGAAGCACTTGGAGACTATGTCAAGGTTCACCTAATCGATAGGACCTTAATTGTAACGACCACCATGAAAGGAATTCTGGCCGATTTACCCGAAGATCAATTTGTGAGAACGCACAAGTCTTACATTATCAATAAGACCAAATTTGAATACATCGAGGGGAACCAGATTAAAATTGGAGAGCATATGGTGTCTATAGGGCAGTCATACCGAGAGCGGGTGCTTAGCGCGTTAAACAACGGATAAGGTTTAGATCAGTTATGAAAGTTGGAGTGCCTCACTTTTTGTCATAACTTCTGATTTTATGGATATTCAACAGCCTGTATACATTCTGGCCTTCCTCTGCTTCTTAATCTTTCTGAGTGAGTGGCTTTGCAAATACACCAAGCTAAAACACCTCAGTAGTTCCCTCTTGGTAATCCTTTTAGGGGCAATTGCGGCTAATTTTGGATTGATCCCTTCGGCTTCTAATGCAAGCCCGGTGTACGATTCAATCTTTCAATATGTGGCACCGGCAAGTATCTTCTTTCTCTTGCTTGGAGTGAATTTAAAGGAGCTAAGACAAGCGGGAATGCCCATGTTGATTGCCTTTGGTATAGGAGCGTTAGGAACGATGGTAGGGGTAACGGTGGCGCTGCAATTGATAAACTATCAAGATGTTTTTGGCGAGAATT
Coding sequences:
- a CDS encoding radical SAM protein, which codes for MSVEVRPYGVNCNIACQYCYQNPIKDAGNTTKSYDLKAIKNSILQEGRPFAMFGGEPLLVPEKDLEALFELGYKRYGRNTIQTNGTLINDQHISLFKQYSVNVGISMDGPGALNDARWMGDVSKTRKFTAKSEQALNRLLEEGIPTSLIVTLHKNNASRDKLPVLNKWIKNLSNKGLHHIRLHVLEVDTPYVRNKYALSSEENLQAFMNFTRLEEELPKGFLDVFEDIRHMMEGNDHKASCVWRACDPYTTVAVRGIEGNGQRTNCGRTNKDGIDHVKSDRPGFERYISLYHTPQSYGGCKDCRFFLMCKGQCPGTAIDGDWRNRSENCDTWIALFEYFEKRMIENGKEPLSQSPLRHEIERRMISYWSIGQNPDVSMVISEIEKSEDASIRF
- a CDS encoding DUF483 domain-containing protein, producing MQVLDFDLPDFHRYSWSNDRAAATWQQRFDDIKFALNEVSITLVMQGLRPLGQINIDPERLEEWKSNLYAKGLQAKLIACNEVVNNGRKWDVGQLIFSKSKTTVEQYITAYKNSNSHVMGSLLGYPSCCTKHFTASVRSKSESDPTWTVAGNTEDFKMSKASQFEAIISTEEHLPTCNFVYHKLKLVPFFHIPCSFKCSETSRLASQSLRIGRQIGYSTEMDWLDEILRWPVEWTSLHGISEVKTPVFKLIFNGPAYANKLGLRLMGNEYPIFSEQGIKFPYKQPVKRKVTESTNFKRGLENQISNREVYHEDEH
- a CDS encoding aKG-HExxH-type peptide beta-hydroxylase yields the protein MRTNIDWRRVAAPQEDGYDTEIVLDFIKQSQAYNQSFKTYRHEERPEGFAFDGQVGINKVTDYTMDRFTDAPADHSNIKKAADLLNVWPAVYRQFPKIVHTIHPWIDKTIEGNSLGSCSHSLDHLLGVIYATVNNEHGLAQAYVHEMAHNKLRLLGVMLESTNRFIMNGPTELFESPVRKDRKRPMTAVFHAQYSFMHCTALNVLHLDQTQSVAENNVWMVFLKNNLPRMLEGDALLKRCLKLDKEGELLFEGFFDWSDQILKRGAYLLSQENGN
- a CDS encoding FAD-dependent oxidoreductase, coding for MEIDNIYSNLIRALPALEVFHKEEDLYDYNQNTFSSTSVVKLVAKPKNRDELVDLVKLAYKHRFKLYPFSQGKNWGLGSKLPPNPECLLVDLSRLNRICEHNEKYGIVRVEAGVSFQDLYQFLERFDSNLWLPVIGGSPDASIIGNFLERGHGLGPYGDRVQWVTHLEVVMPDGTLVETGQRIGESLALDKYGVGPNLDRLFTQSNFGIVISANLQLRPCAGFHQVFQFSIDADSNLGVIDYVQKAMHKGLIQDNCFSLWNYEKATAVMGSRIVKHTESNEWFGSITHYSPERSIGLAYREIIEMELKNHVITLEVQDQDSHPDLLWTKAYGVPDYKNLKSAYVYENGMPESPDLDLDNCGIIWLCPAVPFSESDVTVMGRVVSEENQKLNNKDFQLQAGFNALDPLCLRFALAIVYKRSKEADLAALHYHDSLMEKLIKLGYPPFRLGVQSMQFGQYSQEIRALNKRIKKSIDPFEIISPGRYG
- a CDS encoding sensor histidine kinase; translation: MKILYKVINSKWLQHPVFWVLSIYVIGDYFAISNSLQFIDYFYALLFHISLLFLVYVNLQVLIPRLLQKGKYLFYALFVAILLATTYSLHELTFELLLPLLPTEYYMVSFTDYKVLVTIFLIYLVLTTLLKLSKSWYQLQRVEKEKLSIELNSLKSQVNPHFLFNSLNSIYSLALSKSEQTAETVLELSNLLRYMLYEVGDDKVELSKELEMLENYIELQKLRSDQSTKVTFNISGDPSDKHIAPLLFFPLVENSFKHGVKGVSDDGFITIDLELNEGIQLNIKNNKGLVDDMEKGKYGGIGLENVKRRLALIYPNKHLFEVIETQTDFEVKLKIQ
- a CDS encoding LytR/AlgR family response regulator transcription factor; amino-acid sequence: MIKCLVVDDEPLSRNVLKTFINDHPDLTLIGECKDAFRAMEILSKETADLLFLDINMPKLSGINFYKSLNQKPAVIFTTAYPEFAVEGFELNAIDYLMKPIAFERFVQAIQKVKDKLGTAKKPNAIHDHILLKADKKMYRTPFENILYCEALGDYVKVHLIDRTLIVTTTMKGILADLPEDQFVRTHKSYIINKTKFEYIEGNQIKIGEHMVSIGQSYRERVLSALNNG